A part of Terriglobales bacterium genomic DNA contains:
- a CDS encoding efflux RND transporter periplasmic adaptor subunit has protein sequence MEVRRKYAISIAGIALICLIAVLLISARVRASTPSGSIGRTVPRAAVALVRRGTIANTLSIAGEFLPFQEVELHAKVAGYIKKINVDIGDRVHQGEVLAVLEVPELAAQVQGADAGVRHSQDEIVRAQNEVARAQADHEALHAAAIRLKQASQARPGLVAAQELDDALAKDRAAEAQVEAAKSALSAARQQLDAAKASHLQVSAMSDYSRIVAPFDGVVTWRYADTGALVQAGTSTNSAQPVVKIAEVDVLRLRIPVPESLAASVHDGQPAEISVQATGEHFTGKVSRLTGALDPSTRTEQVEIDVPNQKLHLAPGMFADVVLQVERHDSALLVPVQAVNRAGDQASALVVGSDHRVQIRPIRTGLEDPNSIEVVSGLKDGDRVIVANLGSYQNGQTVDPRVSVFNSQAANGGAH, from the coding sequence GTGGAAGTACGCCGCAAGTATGCCATTTCGATAGCAGGGATCGCCCTCATTTGTCTCATTGCCGTGCTACTCATCTCGGCGCGAGTACGCGCCAGCACTCCGTCGGGCAGCATTGGAAGGACAGTGCCCCGCGCTGCCGTCGCGCTTGTCCGACGCGGAACCATCGCCAACACGCTCTCGATAGCCGGGGAGTTTCTCCCGTTTCAAGAAGTCGAGCTGCACGCCAAGGTCGCCGGATACATAAAGAAGATCAATGTCGATATCGGCGATCGCGTGCATCAGGGCGAGGTATTGGCTGTTCTTGAGGTTCCCGAACTTGCAGCACAGGTTCAAGGCGCCGACGCCGGTGTCCGCCACAGTCAGGACGAGATTGTCCGCGCGCAGAACGAAGTCGCGCGTGCGCAAGCCGATCATGAAGCGCTGCACGCAGCGGCGATTCGTCTAAAGCAAGCCTCGCAGGCACGCCCCGGATTGGTTGCCGCACAGGAACTCGACGACGCGTTAGCAAAAGACCGTGCTGCCGAGGCACAGGTGGAGGCTGCGAAGTCGGCGCTATCGGCGGCGCGACAGCAGCTCGATGCCGCGAAGGCGAGCCATCTGCAGGTATCGGCAATGTCTGATTATTCGCGCATTGTCGCTCCGTTTGACGGCGTAGTCACATGGCGATACGCCGATACCGGCGCCCTTGTGCAGGCTGGGACCTCGACCAACAGCGCGCAACCGGTGGTGAAGATCGCGGAAGTCGACGTCCTGCGCCTGCGCATTCCCGTTCCGGAATCACTGGCCGCCTCCGTTCATGACGGCCAGCCGGCAGAAATTTCGGTGCAGGCGACTGGCGAACACTTTACCGGCAAAGTATCGCGGCTCACAGGAGCTCTTGATCCTTCGACGCGAACTGAGCAGGTCGAGATCGATGTTCCCAATCAGAAGCTGCATCTTGCGCCGGGCATGTTTGCCGATGTGGTCCTTCAGGTCGAACGGCACGATTCTGCACTGCTGGTTCCGGTGCAGGCGGTCAACCGCGCAGGTGACCAAGCTTCGGCGCTCGTGGTCGGCAGCGACCATCGCGTCCAAATCAGACCCATACGTACCGGACTCGAAGACCCTAACTCGATTGAGGTTGTCTCAGGATTGAAAGACGGCGACCGCGTAATCGTTGCCAATCTGGGCTCGTACCAAAATGGGCAAACGGTCGATCCCCGCGTGAGCGTCTTCAATTCCCAAGCTGCGAATGGAGGCGCGCATTAG
- a CDS encoding DUF47 family protein produces the protein MVRLIPKQTQFFDMFYDMASNLTDGAKLLKAILEDMKDVKSRVEQLKTIEHRGDEMTHEILTRLNQTFITPFDREDIHKLASSLDDVLDFVHAAGERLVMYKITEFTPSAPQLADVIIRQGEQLCKAVSHLEKKNNVLQYCVEINRLENEADRIASVALGQLFETETNPISLIKKKELYEVLETATDKAEDAANVIESVVVKSA, from the coding sequence ATGGTCCGGCTGATTCCAAAGCAGACGCAGTTCTTCGACATGTTCTACGACATGGCGAGCAATCTTACCGATGGCGCCAAACTGCTCAAAGCCATTCTGGAAGACATGAAGGACGTGAAATCGCGCGTCGAGCAGCTCAAGACCATCGAACACCGGGGCGATGAGATGACGCACGAGATCCTCACGCGCCTCAATCAGACGTTTATTACGCCGTTCGACCGGGAGGACATCCACAAGCTCGCCTCCTCGCTCGACGATGTCCTCGATTTTGTTCATGCCGCCGGCGAGCGCCTGGTGATGTACAAGATTACGGAGTTCACCCCTTCCGCTCCCCAGCTCGCTGACGTAATCATTCGTCAGGGGGAACAGCTTTGCAAAGCCGTCTCACATCTCGAAAAGAAGAACAACGTTTTGCAGTACTGTGTCGAGATTAATCGTCTGGAAAACGAGGCTGATCGTATCGCCAGCGTAGCGCTGGGTCAGCTCTTCGAAACCGAAACGAATCCAATTTCGCTCATCAAGAAGAAAGAGCTGTATGAAGTACTCGAAACTGCGACCGATAAGGCCGAGGACGCCGCAAACGTCATCGAGTCGGTTGTTGTGAAGAGCGCTTAA
- a CDS encoding inorganic phosphate transporter, which produces MDNATILVIVTILLALCFDFFNGFHDAANSIATVVSTRVLSPRLAVVWAAIFNFIAAFIFGTAVAKTIGAGMIDVNRITQTVVLSGLVGAIVWDILTWWWGLPTSSSHALIGAYAGAAIARAGFGVIIPHGWTKTLIFIVVAPILGMILGLIFMTAMFWIFRNSAPQSVDALFRRLQLLSAAAYSLGHGGNDAQKTMGIIAGALYADGIITKHEFSTTWGHFHWPIILGANLAMGLGTYFGGWRIVHTMGSKITKLKPIGGFCAETAGAITLFATAAAGIPVSTTHTITGAIVGVGSTQRLSAVRWGVAGKIVWAWILTIPASAAVAAALFWTIRWFNPSA; this is translated from the coding sequence TTGGATAACGCGACAATCCTGGTCATTGTCACCATCCTGCTGGCTCTTTGCTTCGATTTTTTCAATGGCTTTCACGATGCCGCAAATAGCATCGCAACAGTGGTCTCTACACGCGTATTGTCGCCACGACTGGCGGTGGTTTGGGCGGCGATCTTCAATTTCATCGCTGCCTTCATTTTTGGAACTGCGGTAGCAAAAACGATCGGCGCCGGAATGATCGACGTGAATCGCATCACTCAAACGGTAGTGCTGAGCGGTCTTGTGGGTGCGATCGTGTGGGACATTCTCACCTGGTGGTGGGGACTGCCAACGTCATCTTCCCATGCTCTGATCGGGGCTTACGCTGGGGCCGCCATCGCGCGTGCGGGCTTCGGCGTAATCATTCCCCACGGCTGGACCAAGACTCTGATCTTCATTGTTGTGGCTCCAATTTTGGGAATGATCCTCGGTCTCATATTTATGACCGCGATGTTCTGGATTTTCCGGAACTCGGCGCCACAAAGCGTCGACGCACTATTTCGACGCTTGCAACTTCTTTCCGCCGCTGCGTACAGCCTCGGGCATGGCGGCAATGACGCGCAGAAGACTATGGGCATCATCGCCGGCGCGCTCTACGCCGATGGCATCATCACCAAGCACGAGTTCTCGACAACCTGGGGGCATTTTCATTGGCCAATCATTCTCGGAGCGAACCTCGCCATGGGACTTGGCACCTACTTCGGCGGCTGGCGCATTGTGCACACGATGGGCTCCAAAATTACCAAGCTCAAGCCCATCGGCGGCTTCTGCGCGGAAACCGCCGGAGCGATAACTCTGTTCGCCACTGCGGCAGCAGGCATTCCCGTCAGTACGACGCACACCATCACTGGCGCAATCGTCGGTGTCGGTTCCACTCAGCGCCTTTCTGCCGTGCGCTGGGGCGTAGCCGGCAAAATAGTCTGGGCTTGGATCCTCACAATTCCCGCTTCAGCGGCGGTTGCTGCCGCACTGTTTTGGACGATTCGCTGGTTCAATCCAAGCGCCTAG
- the asnB gene encoding asparagine synthase (glutamine-hydrolyzing) yields the protein MCGIAGFTHVEKRLPAGVLTSALDSIAHRGPDHQGQFVSGQVSLGATRLRIIDLEAGDQPLKSSDSDVVLIFNGEIFNHHELRCELQQVGYRFQTHCDTEVALNAYLHWGDSCFARFRGMFAIAAWTQSCRRLVLARDRMGIKPLYYRLHEGEVFFGSELKCLFAHPEVPRQICLQGLDSFLSVNYVPGPFTLVDGIVKLMPGQMLEWQRGAAHVSDFAIASPKRRSPATIEAACEELDALLSEAVREQLVADTAVGIWLSGGLDSSTILHYASEQSRKAIKTFSVTFKGSSGDESEHIRRVSRHYGTDHTEFDLNSEVNLIGAIEDLAFYSDEPSADAGALPTWFLSQITRESATVALSGEGSDELFAGYLTYKADRYASTFRLLPRALRKAALAMAARLPAQDGRISFEYKLKRFLEGSLLSPQLAHIFWNGTNSERDKEDLFLFAEPDSLGGWLGQMSGSTLQSFLDFDQRFYLADDILYKVDRMSMAHSLEVRPPFLDMRIVEFARALPAKFKLYGSTSKYVLRKLMADKLPPHVLHRSKMGFDIPVHDWFRGVLRPLLLETLNRENVEDTGLFRWPAVERLIHRHLERRENAGYQLWGLMVLLMWMKRWSVELPAAEQVSEVLVEGLEGVGSSSPQLALSSS from the coding sequence ATGTGCGGAATCGCGGGATTTACCCACGTTGAAAAACGTCTTCCTGCTGGAGTTCTGACATCAGCGCTCGACTCGATCGCCCATCGCGGCCCGGATCATCAGGGACAATTCGTCTCAGGACAGGTATCGCTCGGCGCTACGCGGCTGCGAATCATTGATCTGGAAGCCGGCGACCAGCCGCTGAAGAGTTCAGATAGCGATGTGGTGCTTATCTTCAATGGTGAGATCTTCAATCACCATGAACTTCGCTGCGAACTTCAACAAGTCGGCTATCGTTTTCAAACTCACTGCGACACCGAAGTCGCGCTGAATGCCTACCTGCATTGGGGCGATTCATGCTTCGCGCGCTTCCGCGGCATGTTTGCCATTGCGGCATGGACGCAGTCATGTCGCCGACTCGTGCTCGCACGCGACCGCATGGGCATTAAACCTCTTTACTATCGGCTGCATGAAGGCGAGGTTTTCTTTGGCTCGGAGCTGAAATGCCTGTTTGCTCATCCGGAGGTGCCGCGACAGATCTGCCTTCAAGGACTCGACTCATTTCTAAGCGTCAACTATGTGCCAGGACCATTCACTCTGGTAGATGGCATCGTGAAGCTGATGCCCGGCCAGATGCTCGAGTGGCAGCGAGGCGCCGCCCATGTAAGCGATTTCGCGATCGCTTCACCGAAGCGGCGATCGCCGGCAACCATCGAAGCTGCATGTGAAGAACTCGACGCTCTCCTTTCCGAGGCGGTGCGCGAACAACTTGTCGCCGACACAGCGGTGGGAATCTGGTTGAGCGGCGGATTGGATTCCTCGACAATCCTTCACTACGCCAGCGAGCAATCAAGAAAGGCGATTAAGACTTTCTCCGTTACCTTCAAAGGCAGTTCGGGAGACGAGAGCGAGCACATCCGCCGCGTGAGCCGCCACTATGGAACCGATCACACGGAGTTTGATCTGAATAGCGAAGTAAATCTAATCGGAGCAATCGAAGACCTCGCCTTCTACTCCGACGAGCCGAGCGCCGATGCCGGAGCGCTGCCCACATGGTTTCTCTCTCAGATCACGCGAGAGAGCGCGACGGTAGCTCTGAGCGGCGAAGGATCGGACGAGTTATTCGCCGGCTATTTGACCTACAAAGCTGATCGCTATGCCTCGACGTTCCGACTGTTGCCTCGTGCCCTGCGCAAGGCCGCACTGGCTATGGCAGCACGATTGCCCGCTCAGGATGGCCGCATTAGCTTCGAATATAAACTCAAGCGATTTCTCGAAGGATCGCTGCTATCGCCGCAGCTCGCGCACATTTTCTGGAACGGAACCAATTCGGAGCGCGACAAGGAAGACCTGTTTCTGTTCGCAGAGCCGGATTCACTCGGCGGATGGTTAGGTCAAATGAGCGGCTCCACATTGCAGAGTTTTCTGGATTTTGATCAACGCTTCTATCTCGCCGACGACATTCTCTACAAAGTCGATCGCATGAGCATGGCGCACTCGCTGGAAGTGCGTCCGCCATTCCTCGATATGCGCATCGTCGAGTTCGCGCGGGCGCTTCCAGCAAAGTTCAAGCTGTACGGCAGCACGTCAAAATATGTGCTGCGCAAGCTGATGGCGGACAAGTTGCCGCCCCATGTCTTGCATCGTTCCAAAATGGGATTTGATATCCCGGTCCACGACTGGTTCCGCGGAGTGCTGCGACCACTCCTTCTGGAAACGTTGAACCGGGAAAACGTCGAGGACACCGGACTGTTCCGTTGGCCCGCAGTCGAACGCCTGATTCACAGGCATCTCGAGAGGAGAGAGAACGCAGGTTATCAGTTATGGGGACTTATGGTGTTGTTGATGTGGATGAAGCGCTGGAGCGTGGAACTGCCGGCGGCCGAACAGGTATCCGAGGTGCTGGTCGAGGGCTTGGAGGGGGTCGGATCGTCCTCGCCGCAGCTAGCCTTGTCTTCCTCGTAG
- a CDS encoding glycosyltransferase family 39 protein: protein MDDVDAVQAQIARNMLASGDYVTARLDGVPYLEKSPLVYWLMAGSYRTLGVHDWSARLPLALGVLLLCWITYRFARWAFDEAAAVYTGLALATCIGLFLFTRILIPDALLTLTITGAIWAWLRLLDPDEEPGTIHAVLLGACFGAGLLLKGLIAIVFPILAVLLYMGCTRQLFALSAWKRLQMFTVAGIALLIAVPWHVLATLRNPPYLAFSLHSGPGEYRGFFWFYFFNEHLLRFLNLRYPHDYNTVPRALFWLLNLVWLFPWSAFLPAAARLSYRPSTRAGRARLMALCWIGTVMVFFTFSTTQEYYSMPIYPALAMLLGSAIASENTRVRAGMRGLQITFGLLFAAVATLLLLVWRTPAPGDISQALVQHPELYTLSLGHFGDLTLAAFAYLKLPLALAALAFALASVGLTLARENAKKIAAIAVAMVVFFQAARVALIRFDGYLGSYPLAQALEKSPPGELIEADAYYAFSSVFFYTNRSALLWNGRKDNLEYGSYAPGSAKVFIDDQGFQALWLQPARFYLLAYGSDVPHLKQLVGEAKVHEVAHNADNYLLTNLPSHE from the coding sequence ATGGACGACGTAGATGCCGTCCAGGCGCAGATCGCACGCAACATGCTCGCGTCTGGAGATTACGTCACCGCGCGCCTCGATGGCGTTCCCTATTTGGAAAAGTCTCCGCTTGTGTACTGGCTCATGGCGGGTTCGTACCGCACCTTGGGCGTGCACGACTGGTCAGCGCGCCTGCCGCTTGCTCTCGGCGTTTTGCTGCTGTGCTGGATTACTTACCGCTTCGCGCGCTGGGCGTTCGATGAAGCGGCGGCAGTCTACACCGGGCTGGCCCTGGCGACGTGCATTGGACTGTTCCTCTTCACACGCATTCTGATTCCCGATGCACTGCTGACTCTGACGATCACAGGCGCGATCTGGGCGTGGCTGCGATTGCTGGATCCTGACGAAGAACCAGGAACGATTCACGCCGTTCTGCTTGGCGCCTGTTTTGGCGCTGGTTTACTGCTCAAGGGATTGATCGCGATCGTTTTCCCGATACTTGCAGTCCTCTTGTACATGGGTTGCACGCGGCAATTGTTCGCACTGAGCGCGTGGAAACGCCTGCAGATGTTTACAGTGGCGGGAATCGCGCTGCTCATCGCTGTGCCCTGGCATGTGCTCGCTACCCTTCGCAATCCACCCTACTTGGCGTTTTCCTTGCACAGCGGTCCTGGTGAGTACCGCGGATTCTTCTGGTTCTACTTCTTCAACGAGCACCTCCTGCGCTTCCTGAACCTTCGATATCCGCATGATTACAACACCGTCCCTCGCGCGCTCTTCTGGCTGCTGAACCTGGTTTGGCTGTTTCCCTGGTCGGCATTTCTGCCTGCCGCTGCACGATTGAGTTACCGTCCGAGCACGCGCGCCGGTCGTGCGCGCCTGATGGCTCTCTGCTGGATCGGCACAGTCATGGTCTTCTTCACTTTCTCCACCACGCAGGAGTACTACTCGATGCCGATTTATCCGGCTCTAGCCATGCTCCTCGGATCGGCAATCGCTTCAGAGAACACGCGTGTTCGCGCAGGAATGCGCGGACTCCAAATCACCTTCGGTCTGCTGTTTGCTGCGGTAGCAACTTTGCTCCTGCTGGTTTGGCGCACGCCCGCGCCGGGCGACATCTCGCAGGCACTGGTTCAGCATCCTGAGCTCTATACGTTGTCCCTCGGCCATTTCGGCGACCTCACCCTCGCCGCATTTGCCTATCTCAAGCTACCGCTCGCTCTCGCAGCCCTCGCGTTTGCGTTGGCATCGGTAGGGCTCACACTCGCCCGCGAAAACGCGAAAAAAATCGCTGCGATTGCCGTTGCAATGGTGGTGTTCTTTCAGGCAGCTCGAGTGGCTCTTATTCGGTTTGATGGCTATCTCGGTTCGTATCCGCTCGCACAGGCACTGGAAAAATCTCCTCCAGGAGAACTGATCGAAGCAGACGCTTACTATGCATTCTCGTCGGTCTTCTTCTATACCAACCGCAGCGCGCTGTTATGGAATGGACGCAAGGACAATCTCGAGTATGGCTCGTATGCTCCCGGAAGCGCGAAAGTTTTCATCGATGACCAGGGATTCCAGGCGCTCTGGTTGCAGCCGGCGCGATTCTATCTGCTTGCGTACGGAAGCGATGTGCCGCATCTGAAGCAACTCGTCGGTGAGGCGAAGGTGCACGAGGTGGCTCACAACGCCGACAACTACTTACTTACGAATCTCCCGTCGCATGAGTGA
- a CDS encoding ABC transporter permease — translation MQRWIECLRLAVAALKADRLKAFLTTLSVVIGCASLVLVLTIAGNGKKYIVSRIEGIGANLAYATLNRNGNPTTLEDELNLADLDAIRTTIPGVKAVAGTYDAPIDFQIAGKPRHARLVGATPDFLKIRNLNITSGRYFDDEDFRSRSRVCLVTDAIADRNPTLAIGDRLRIDQFHCTVIGTFTEGIPTFGQSEIQAETILVPYKTARLITGESFLQVIYAQADSSYAVRQITRDMKQLLQSHHRPEAKYDVENLSSLLQTAGDISLAMSAVLLAIGLVTLVVGGTGIMNIMLANIAERKQEIGLRKALGARSSEIRLQFLLEAVFISSAGSIAGAFCALALLASAAIFVQDFVNLNVSWTSVLFALLVSSAVGVLFGYQPASRAASLHPVEALRAEA, via the coding sequence ATGCAAAGATGGATCGAGTGTCTTCGATTGGCAGTAGCGGCGCTCAAGGCTGATCGCCTGAAGGCATTCCTCACTACTCTGAGCGTAGTGATCGGCTGCGCGTCGCTGGTGCTGGTTCTCACCATCGCCGGCAATGGGAAAAAATACATCGTCTCGCGCATTGAAGGCATAGGCGCAAACCTGGCATATGCAACACTGAACCGAAATGGGAATCCGACGACTCTCGAAGATGAGTTAAACCTTGCCGATCTCGACGCTATCCGCACCACAATCCCGGGGGTAAAAGCGGTTGCCGGAACCTACGATGCGCCCATTGACTTCCAGATCGCCGGCAAGCCTCGCCACGCGCGACTGGTGGGCGCAACGCCTGATTTCCTGAAGATTCGCAATCTGAACATCACCTCTGGCCGCTATTTCGATGACGAAGATTTTCGCTCGCGCTCGAGGGTCTGCCTGGTGACGGATGCGATTGCCGACCGCAATCCCACACTGGCAATCGGCGACCGCCTGCGCATTGACCAGTTCCACTGCACGGTGATCGGCACCTTCACCGAAGGTATTCCCACTTTTGGACAATCAGAAATTCAGGCGGAAACCATTCTGGTCCCCTACAAGACGGCGCGGCTCATTACCGGCGAGTCGTTCCTGCAGGTAATCTACGCACAAGCGGACTCCTCCTATGCTGTGCGTCAGATCACCCGGGATATGAAACAGCTACTTCAGAGCCATCATCGCCCGGAAGCTAAATACGATGTAGAGAATCTTTCCTCGTTGCTTCAAACCGCGGGCGACATTTCGCTGGCAATGAGCGCGGTGCTTCTCGCGATCGGATTGGTTACGCTTGTGGTGGGCGGCACCGGCATTATGAACATCATGCTGGCAAACATTGCGGAGCGAAAGCAGGAGATTGGCTTGCGGAAAGCGCTGGGCGCACGCTCATCGGAAATTCGTCTTCAATTCCTGCTCGAAGCAGTGTTCATCAGCTCGGCCGGATCGATCGCGGGCGCATTCTGCGCACTCGCCTTACTGGCTTCTGCAGCAATATTTGTTCAGGATTTTGTGAACCTGAATGTCTCGTGGACTTCCGTGCTGTTTGCGCTGTTAGTCTCAAGCGCCGTCGGTGTGCTGTTTGGTTACCAACCGGCAAGCCGGGCGGCTAGTCTGCATCCGGTGGAAGCGCTCCGCGCCGAAGCCTAG
- a CDS encoding PilZ domain-containing protein: MKPEALILTGDLELSQAIRTAVERFGIATGSGARGGDVLEELQRNKFDLVVVDCSNVEQGCAALREIRLSPTHRSAVSIAIVGEHGNREQVSEAGADFIVSHANYSVEIATTLRSAYGLILRERGRYSRFPLVAEVDVRCGAFSTHAWILNVSQGGVCIRGIDERLSGSLHMRFAFEDGGPLVELTGSIVWQRDGLTGVQFTSMTKADRSELEGWLSRQFEIQTLVRPPVPLSRVALPIVEHPAASEPRTPAVPIPGGLHPIVTAIIRGGPVRARCSGCQADIPLGSNIGDSIEQERKLRDAFARHLQQKHAAELKESESS, translated from the coding sequence ATGAAACCAGAAGCGCTCATCCTGACCGGAGATCTCGAACTCTCGCAGGCGATTCGCACTGCAGTGGAGCGCTTTGGCATCGCGACGGGATCGGGTGCGAGGGGCGGAGATGTTCTCGAAGAGCTCCAGCGAAATAAGTTCGATCTCGTGGTAGTCGATTGTTCCAACGTCGAACAGGGCTGCGCTGCGCTGCGCGAGATCCGACTTAGTCCGACTCATCGCTCCGCCGTATCGATCGCCATCGTTGGCGAGCATGGAAACCGGGAGCAGGTGTCAGAAGCAGGCGCTGACTTCATCGTCTCCCATGCAAATTATTCGGTAGAAATTGCTACCACGCTGCGCTCGGCGTATGGATTGATTCTCCGCGAACGAGGACGATACAGCCGCTTTCCGCTGGTTGCGGAAGTTGATGTTCGCTGCGGCGCATTCTCAACTCATGCCTGGATTTTGAATGTCAGCCAGGGAGGCGTTTGTATTCGAGGTATCGATGAGCGGCTATCGGGCAGCTTGCATATGAGATTTGCATTTGAGGATGGCGGACCTTTAGTCGAGCTGACGGGAAGCATCGTCTGGCAGCGCGATGGTCTTACCGGCGTGCAATTCACGTCGATGACGAAAGCCGATCGTAGCGAGCTTGAAGGTTGGCTGTCTCGTCAATTTGAAATCCAGACGCTGGTTCGCCCGCCAGTTCCCTTGTCTCGCGTTGCATTGCCGATCGTGGAGCATCCAGCGGCATCTGAGCCGCGAACGCCCGCCGTTCCCATTCCGGGAGGTCTTCATCCCATTGTTACGGCGATTATCCGTGGCGGGCCGGTGCGCGCTCGATGCTCAGGATGTCAGGCCGACATTCCTCTCGGATCAAATATTGGTGACTCTATCGAGCAGGAGCGCAAGCTGCGCGATGCGTTTGCACGGCATCTCCAACAAAAGCACGCTGCGGAATTGAAGGAATCAGAGTCGAGCTAG
- a CDS encoding STAS domain-containing protein, with product MEDALELKLEILADQGIALIRCSGRLRFGKEAQLLKKCVESVLSQFSICILGLKAVDQIDARGLGTIIACFEKARSLGSLLLIGGASEKVHDIFGIMQVDRVLEIYSSENEAISACCQAA from the coding sequence ATGGAGGATGCATTGGAGTTAAAGCTGGAAATCTTGGCAGATCAGGGAATCGCACTCATACGCTGCAGTGGCCGTCTTCGGTTTGGCAAGGAAGCACAATTATTGAAGAAGTGCGTGGAAAGCGTCCTGTCACAGTTTTCTATTTGCATTTTGGGCCTCAAAGCTGTCGACCAGATTGACGCTCGCGGACTGGGCACGATCATCGCCTGCTTTGAAAAAGCACGCTCGCTCGGTTCCCTGCTGCTAATCGGCGGAGCCTCCGAGAAGGTGCACGACATCTTCGGGATAATGCAAGTTGATCGTGTGCTGGAAATCTATTCGTCCGAAAACGAGGCGATCTCAGCCTGCTGCCAGGCGGCGTGA
- a CDS encoding cbb3-type cytochrome c oxidase subunit I, translating to MNSSRAGKESRRGFLRTYVFSTNHKVVGIQYFFLSLFAVVVGMTLSWIMRIHLAWGAGGISGFQNLFGLNAPGGVLTPEYYLSLLTLHGTIMIFFVLTTAPQNAFGSYFLPLQIGAEETAFPVLNMLSFWTTLIALGVLLSTLFVSDGPPISGWTAYPPLSAVGRDAGPGLAAGQNLWIISLGIFCIGAMMSALNFIVTFIDMRCQGMSLMRVPLTCWAWFITAILILLSFAVLLAAAILLLLDRNAGTSFFVPANLLVSGKIDPHAGGSPLLWQHLFWFFGHPEVYIAILPGFGIVSHLITCFSRKPILGYRVILGCMLAIGFLSFVVWGHHMFVSGMSPFSGFLFSIPTIIISLPSTIVTLLWLGTLWGGRLHFSTAMMFCLGFISTFITGGLSGVLLAHPAIDSYLHATYFVVGHFHMVMGVSAIFGIFAATYFWFPKMFGRLMSERLGAIHFGLTFVGVYCIFLPMHVLGMEGSPRRYAMLTDDFLQSTVGMHRFITIAALATGAVQLVFLFNLFWSMFKGKRAGANPWNATSLEWSIDSPAPFMSFHGELPVVCCGPYEYGDGTEERDFVMQSNSVGSGDQ from the coding sequence ATGAATTCCAGCAGAGCAGGGAAGGAGTCCAGGCGAGGATTTCTCCGCACCTACGTCTTCAGCACCAACCACAAGGTCGTCGGGATTCAATACTTCTTTCTATCGTTATTTGCGGTTGTGGTCGGAATGACGTTGTCCTGGATCATGCGCATTCACTTGGCTTGGGGTGCAGGTGGCATATCCGGGTTCCAAAACCTGTTTGGCCTGAATGCGCCCGGTGGAGTTTTGACTCCCGAGTACTACTTGTCATTGCTCACCCTGCACGGCACGATCATGATCTTTTTTGTGCTGACCACCGCTCCCCAAAACGCGTTTGGAAGCTATTTTCTTCCGCTGCAGATTGGAGCCGAAGAGACGGCGTTTCCCGTTCTCAACATGCTGTCGTTCTGGACCACGTTGATTGCGCTCGGAGTCTTGCTTTCAACGTTATTCGTTAGCGATGGGCCGCCGATTTCAGGATGGACCGCCTATCCGCCTCTGAGTGCAGTGGGACGCGATGCTGGGCCGGGCCTCGCCGCTGGTCAGAACCTCTGGATCATCTCTCTCGGAATCTTCTGCATTGGCGCCATGATGAGCGCGCTCAACTTCATCGTCACCTTCATCGACATGCGATGCCAAGGCATGTCGCTGATGCGGGTGCCTCTAACCTGCTGGGCGTGGTTCATCACGGCGATTCTCATTTTGTTGAGTTTCGCAGTGTTGCTTGCCGCCGCGATTTTGTTGCTTCTCGATCGCAACGCCGGCACCAGTTTCTTTGTGCCTGCGAATTTGCTGGTAAGCGGAAAAATCGACCCACACGCTGGAGGCTCGCCTCTGCTCTGGCAACACCTGTTCTGGTTCTTCGGACATCCCGAGGTCTACATTGCAATTCTGCCGGGATTCGGCATCGTGTCGCACCTGATCACCTGCTTCTCACGCAAGCCCATATTGGGATACAGAGTCATACTCGGCTGCATGCTTGCAATCGGATTCCTGAGTTTTGTCGTATGGGGACACCACATGTTCGTGAGCGGAATGAGCCCGTTTTCGGGATTTCTGTTCTCGATTCCGACCATCATCATTTCGCTGCCGTCCACGATCGTGACCCTGCTGTGGCTGGGGACGCTCTGGGGAGGCAGGCTTCACTTCAGCACGGCGATGATGTTCTGCCTAGGCTTTATCTCGACGTTCATCACCGGAGGACTGAGCGGGGTGTTGCTGGCGCATCCGGCAATCGATTCCTACCTGCACGCGACCTATTTCGTTGTGGGCCACTTTCACATGGTGATGGGCGTTTCGGCGATCTTTGGAATCTTTGCCGCGACGTATTTCTGGTTTCCAAAAATGTTTGGTCGCTTGATGAGCGAGCGCCTGGGCGCGATTCATTTTGGGCTCACCTTCGTGGGAGTCTATTGCATCTTCTTGCCCATGCACGTCTTGGGGATGGAAGGCAGCCCGCGCCGATACGCCATGCTGACCGACGACTTCCTTCAGTCCACAGTGGGAATGCACCGCTTCATCACGATTGCGGCGCTAGCTACCGGAGCGGTTCAGCTTGTGTTCCTCTTCAATCTGTTCTGGAGCATGTTCAAGGGCAAGAGAGCGGGGGCGAATCCGTGGAATGCGACTTCGCTAGAGTGGTCGATAGATTCTCCCGCGCCGTTCATGAGCTTTCATGGGGAACTGCCTGTCGTTTGCTGTGGTCCTTATGAATATGGCGACGGTACGGAAGAGCGGGATTTCGTGATGCAGTCCAATTCTGTTGGAAGCGGGGATCAATGA